CCGGCAAAACCGAACTCAGGCCGGAAACACACCCGTCGACAGATAACGATCGCCGCGATCGCAGACGATAAACACGATCGTCGCATTCTCGACTTGCCGCGCAATGCGCAACGCCACTTCGCATGCGCCGCCCGACGAGATGCCGCAGAAAAGGCCTTCAACCGATGCGAGCCGGCGCGCCATGTTTTCCGATGCAGCCTGGCTCACGTTCTCGACGCGATCGACGCGGCTGCGATCGAAGATCTTCGGCAAGTACGCTTCCGGCCATTTGCGAATGCCGGGAATCCGCGAACCTTCTTCGGGCTGCGCGCCGACGATCTGGACCTGCGCGTTCTGTTCTTTCAGATACTGCGACACGCCCATGATCGTGCCCGTCGTACCCATCGCGGATACGAAATGCGTGATCTTCCCTTCGGTATCGCGCCAGATTTCAGGGCCCGTCGCTTCGTAATGCGCAAGCGGATTGTCGGGGTTGCCGAACTGGTCGAGGATGATGCCCTTGCCTTCGCGCTGCATCTGCTCGGCAAGATCGCGCGCATATTCCATACCGCCCGTGACCGGCGTCAGCAGAAGCTCCGCGCCGTATGCGGTCATGCTCTGGCGGCGTTCGAGCGACAGGTCTTCCGGCATGATCAGCAGCA
The nucleotide sequence above comes from Paraburkholderia sp. SOS3. Encoded proteins:
- the cysM gene encoding cysteine synthase CysM, with product MTYKTIEDTIGNTPLVQLVRVVDDEIRGRNNVVLGKLEGNNPAGSVKDRPALSMIRKAELRGRIKPGDTLIEATSGNTGIALAMAAAVRGYKMLLIMPEDLSLERRQSMTAYGAELLLTPVTGGMEYARDLAEQMQREGKGIILDQFGNPDNPLAHYEATGPEIWRDTEGKITHFVSAMGTTGTIMGVSQYLKEQNAQVQIVGAQPEEGSRIPGIRKWPEAYLPKIFDRSRVDRVENVSQAASENMARRLASVEGLFCGISSGGACEVALRIARQVENATIVFIVCDRGDRYLSTGVFPA